One segment of Anopheles stephensi strain Indian chromosome 3, UCI_ANSTEP_V1.0, whole genome shotgun sequence DNA contains the following:
- the LOC118509420 gene encoding retinaldehyde-binding protein 1-like, which translates to MERKYSVDKCPASYDRYEFTLPELYRKIAKDELREDDEIREQSLAQMRDWIAKHPYIRKCRTDASFLLRFLRFRKYSVPMACEALERYLAMRQTFPEWFKRLDCNEPAMKEMLQDVVFTKCGQDADGRTVILFRFARFNVEKFSALQEGRFTVLLIETLLEWEELQIGGFRVFVDYTGSVLKHYGIWGISDMRIFMDAINRSYPIRIREIHGAKFPKFALSLLNLMLSFASPKLKDRIRCHDSVEEMAKQCDPSLVPSEWGGQCDLQDLNQRFVKHLEGRREVMLALDEMDIDTAHYTSLWQHGSAPESDIDSGAMGSFRKLGVD; encoded by the exons ATGGAACGGAAATATTCGGTGGACAAGTGCCCGGCAAGCTATGATCGGTATGAGTTCACTCTGCCCGAGCTGTACCGTAAAATAGCGAAGGACGAGCTCCGGGAAGATGACGAGATACGTGAGCAATCGTTGGCTCAGATGCGTGACTGGATCGCCAAACATCCTTACATCCGGAAGTGTCGTACGGATGCGTCGTTTCTGTTGCGATTCCTGCGCTTCCGGAAGTACTCGGTCCCGATGGCTTGCGAAGCGCTGGAACGCTATCTGGCCATGCGTCAAACATTCCCGGAGTGGTTCAAGCGGCTGGACTGCAACGAACCGGCCATGAAAGAAATGCTGCAGGATGTTGTGTTTACCAAGTGTGGACAGGATGCGGACGGTAGGACGGTGATTTTGTTCCGGTTTGCACGATTCAATGTGGAAAAGTTCAGTGCGTTGCAGGAGGGACGCTTTACGGTGCTGCTGATCGAGACGCTGCTCGAGTGGGAAGAGCTTCAGATCGGTGGATTCCGAGTGTTTGTGGACTATACGGGCTCGGTGCTGAAGCATTACGGCATTTGGGGTATATCGGACATGCGCATCTTTATGGATGCGATCAACCGATCGTACCCGATCCGGATCCGGGAAATTCATGGCGCCAAGTTTCCAAAGTTTGCCCTCTCGCTGCTCAACCTGATGCTATCGTTTGCGAGCCCCAAGCTGAAGGATCGCATCAGA TGTCACGATAGCGTCGAGGAGATGGCGAAACAATGTGATCCTTCGCTGGTACCGAGTGAGTGGGGCGGCCAGTGTGATCTGCAGGACTTAAATCAACGGTTCGTGAAACACTTGGAAGGCCGGCGCGAGGTGATGCTGGCCCTGGATGAGATGGACATCGACACGGCACATTATACATCACTGTGGCAGCATGGCTCGGCGCCCGAGAGTGACATAGACAGTGGGGCGATGGGAAGCTTTCGAAAGCTCGGTGTGGATTAA
- the LOC118509428 gene encoding clavesin-2-like — MASPATATDYSLEKRPASYEPYEFTLPELYRKIAKDELREDDEIREQSLAQMRDWIAKHPYIRKCRTDASFLLRFLRFRKYSVPMACEALERYLAMRETFPTWFKRLDCNEPMMRELLEDGVFAKLGQDANGRTVIMFRVKLLNVDRFGPLEQGRLVALLIESLLEWEELQIGGFRVLLDFTDTVMKHYGMWGVTDMKIFMDAINRSYPIRFREINGAKFPKFAVSILNLLLTFASPKLKERIVCHNTVLEMKGKFESKLVPKVYGGELDTDDMSRKFLKHLEDRRSVILALDEMEIDVAHYSSLWHQSNLVENEVDGGVAGSFRKLNVD; from the exons ATGGCATCACCAGCAACGGCGACCGATTACTCGCTCGAGAAGCGTCCGGCAAGCTACGAACCGTACGAGTTTACGCTGCCCGAGCTGTACCGTAAAATAGCGAAGGACGAGCTCCGGGAAGACGACGAAATCCGTGAGCAATCGTTGGCCCAGATGCGTGACTGGATCGCCAAACATCCGTACATCCGGAAGTGTCGTACGGATGCGTCGTTTCTGTTGCGATTCCTGCGCTTCCGGAAGTACTCGGTCCCGATGGCTTGCGAAGCGCTGGAACGTTACCTGGCGATGCGTGAAACGTTTCCCACCTGGTTCAAGCGGCTGGACTGCAACGAACCGATGATGCGCGAACTGCTCGAGGACGGTGTGTTTGCGAAGCTCGGACAGGATGCGAACGGCCGGACGGTGATAATGTTTCGCGTGAAGCTGCTGAACGTGGACAGGTTCGGTCCGCTCGAGCAGGGTCGGTTGGTGGCGCTACTGATCGAATCGCTGCTCGAGTGGGAAGAGCTACAGATCGGTGGATTTCGGGTGCTGCTTGACTTTACCGATACCGTCATGAAGCACTACGGTATGTGGGGTGTCACGGATATGAAGATCTTCATGGATGCGATCAACCGATCGTACCCGATTCGGTTCCGGGAGATTAATGGCGCCAAGTTTCCAAAGTTTGCCGTCTCGATCCTGAATCTGCTGCTAACGTTTGCGAGCCCCAAGCTGAAGGAGCGGATCGTT TGTCACAATACCGTGCTGGAGATGAAGGGAAAGTTTGAATCGAAGCTGGTGCCCAAGGTGTACGGTGGAGAACTCGATACGGATGATATGAGCCGGAAGTTTCTCAAACATCTCGAGGATCGTCGCAGCGTGATACTGGCGCTGGACGAGATGGAAATCGATGTGGCACACTATTCATCGCTCTGGCATCAGTCCAATCTGGTAGAGAATGAGGTCGACGGTGGGGTGGCCGGCAGTTTTCGTAAGCTTAATGTTGATTAA
- the LOC118509429 gene encoding retinaldehyde-binding protein 1-like: MQTVALESESDCAVQLHRGRMRSPSEAQRISFARTAAAMASGTGHNTDQLSVDKCPSRYEANDTVLPLPEVHRTIAHQELGETDELREASLAAFRAWIATHPHIRRCRTDALFLLRFLRARAYNLQAAQTTLERYLTMRQLFRIWYENLDPHDRYMRELVEDVRGCLPLGVDRAGRMVALVKVRSYDVTRFNCYHLGRLQHMLFEAFFDDVAVQIGGGVAIVDCDGASMGHFVCFKLSDIRNFMDCLAHALPVRVKEVHIVRLPRIGQALGNLVLSFAAEELRSRIFFHATMDEVLKYVDRELLPVEYGGKTCPEEITGSLKRRLASKRDTLLLLDRMEIDVAPYAHLWRQSDEGDVEFGTEID; the protein is encoded by the exons ATGCAAACCGTTGCATTAGAAAGTGAAAGCGATTGTGCAGTTCAGTTGCATCGCGGGCGCATGCGAAGCCCATCGGAAGCCCAGCGCATCAGTTTTGCACGGACTGCCGCCGCGATGGCTTCGGGCACGGGCCACAACACCGACCAGCTGTCCGTGGACAAGTGTCCTTCCCGGTACGAGGCAAACGACACCGTGCTCCCACTACCGGAAGTGCACCGTACGATCGCGCACCAAGAGTTGGGCGAAACGGACGAGCTTCGGGAAGCATCGCTGGCTGCGTTTCGCGCGTGGATCGCAACCCATCCGCACATACGCAGATGTCGCACGGACGCACTGTTTCTGCTGCGGTTTCTGCGTGCCCGGGCGTACAATCTGCAGGCGGCACAGACCACCCTCGAGCGGTACCTAACGATGCGTCAGCTGTTTCGGATTTGGTACGAAAATCTGGACCCGCACGATCGCTACATGCGCGAGCTGGTGGAGGATGTGCGCGGCTGTTTGCCGCTCGGGGTGGACCGTGCCGGACGGATGGTGGCGCTGGTGAAAGTCCGCAGCTACGATGTGACCCGTTTCAACTGTTACCATCTCGGCCGGCTGCAGCACATGCTGTTCGAGGCGTTCTTCGACGATGTGGCGGTACAGATCGGGGGCGGGGTCGCGATCGTCGACTGCGATGGTGCCAGCATGGGTCACTTTGTGTGCTTCAAGCTGTCGGACATCAGGAATTTCATGGACTGTCTGGCCCATGCACTGCCGGTGCGTGTGAAGGAGGTGCACATCGTGCGGTTGCCCCGCATCGGGCAGGCCCTCGGCAATTTGGTGCTGAGCTTCGCCGCGGAAGAACTTCGAAGCCGTATTTTC TTCCACGCCACCATGGATGAGGTTTTGAAGTACGTCGATCGGGAACTGTTGCCGGTGGAGTATGGCGGAAAGACGTGCCCGGAGGAGATCACCGGCAGTTTGAAACGACGGTTAGCTAGCAAACGGGACACGCTACTGCTGCTCGATCGTATGGAGATCGATGTTGCCCCGTACGCACACCTTTGGCGTCAATCCGACGAGGGTGACGTGGAGTTCGGAACGGAGATCGACTAG